The following proteins come from a genomic window of Malus domestica chromosome 02, GDT2T_hap1:
- the LOC139191395 gene encoding uncharacterized protein — protein MRREDEESDEEVQVRRNKQNIAAAMAAAMVCQPTEEQPQWGGSIAGRSYKPQNRAMTHANLMNNYFDPNSKRDRAGRPSFSPHQKVTVALRMMAYGSPANSMDETHGMSESTCLDTLEEFCDTIVQLYKDEYLREPNQEDLNQLLHKAKERGFPGMIGSLDCMHWDWKNCPTGWQEALAEGRESQLLC, from the exons ATGAGACGGgaagatgaggagtctgatgaagaagttcaagtaaggcgcaacaaacaaaacatagcagcagccatggctgcggccatggtgtgtcagccaactgaggaacaacctcaatggggtggctctattgctggtcgctcttacaaaccacaAAACAGAGCGATGACGCATGCCAATCTAATGAACAACTACTTCGACCCCAACTCT AAGAGGGACAGAGCAGGCCGCCCtagtttctcacctcatcagaaggttactgttgcactccgaatgatggcctatggctccccagctaattcgatggatgaaacccatggtatgtctgagtctacatgccttgatactcttGAAGAATTTTGTGACACAATTGTTCAACTTTACAAAGATGAGTACCTCCGcgagccaaatcaagaagatctgaATCAGCTCCTTCACAAAGCTAAAGAGCGTGGGTTTccgggcatgatagggtcattagactgcatgcattgggattggaaAAACTGTCCCACCGGATGGCAGGAGGCTTTAGcggaaggtcgagaaagccaactgttgtgttag
- the LOC139191396 gene encoding uncharacterized protein, with protein MRREDEEFNEEVQVRRNKQNIAAAMAAAMVCQLTEEQPQWGGPITGRSYKPRKRAITHANLMNNYFDPNSVYTEEDFRRRFRMRRHVFKRLLSDSMDETYGMSESTCLDTLEEFCDTIVQLYKDEYLCEPNQENLNRLIRKAENRGFPGMIGSLDCMHWDWKNCPIGWQRGFSGRSRKPTVVLEAVASYDTWI; from the exons atgagacgagaagatgaggagtttaatgaagaagttcaagtaaggcgcaataaacaaaacatagcagcagccatggctgcggccatggtgtgtcagctaactgaggaacaacctcaatggggtggcCCTATTACtggtcgctcttacaaaccaAGAAAAAGAGCGATAACGCatgccaatctgatgaacaactacttcgaccccaactcggtgtacacagaagaggatttcagacgtcgcttccggatgaggcgtcatgtcttCAAGCGTTTACTTT CTGATTCGATGGATGAAACCtatggtatgtctgagtctacatgTCTTGATACTCTTGAAGAATTTTGTGACACAATTGTTCAGCTTTACAAAGACGAGTACCTCTGCgagccaaatcaagaaaatcTGAATCGGCTCATTCGCAAAGCTGAAAACCGTGGGTTTccgggcatgatagggtcattagattgcatgcattgggattggaagaactgtcccaTCGGATGGCAAAGAGGCTTTAGcggaaggtcgagaaagccaactgttgtgttagaggcggttgcctcatatgacacatggatctga